One Natrinema marinum genomic window carries:
- a CDS encoding 3-hydroxyacyl-CoA dehydrogenase family protein, which yields MVRDRIDRIGVVGAGTMGSGIAQVAATAGYDVVMRDIEREFVENGFDTIDDSLARLANRDGLAEEPGTIRDRIEGTTLLDDLADCDLVVEAALEELEIKREVFADLERVCDEDILLATNTSTLSITSIAADLEHPERVIGLHFMNPVPIMEGVEVVVGEKTTDAATELAHDIAEDLEKTTWEADDKPGFVTNRILMPWINEGIRAYDEGVATKEDIDAGMELGTNVPMGPLTLADHIGLDICLHASETLHEELGDRYKPAYLLKRKVEAGDLGKKTGEGFYEYE from the coding sequence ATGGTACGCGACCGAATCGACCGGATCGGCGTCGTCGGCGCGGGAACGATGGGCAGCGGCATCGCGCAGGTCGCGGCGACCGCCGGCTACGACGTGGTGATGCGTGACATCGAACGGGAGTTCGTCGAGAACGGGTTCGACACCATCGACGACAGCCTCGCGCGCCTCGCGAATCGAGACGGCCTCGCCGAGGAGCCCGGGACGATCCGCGACCGGATCGAAGGGACGACGCTCCTCGACGATTTGGCGGATTGCGACCTCGTCGTCGAGGCCGCACTCGAGGAACTCGAGATCAAACGCGAGGTCTTCGCGGACTTAGAGCGAGTCTGTGACGAGGATATCTTGCTCGCGACGAACACGAGCACGCTCTCGATCACCTCGATCGCGGCCGACCTCGAGCACCCCGAGCGCGTGATCGGGCTGCACTTCATGAACCCAGTCCCGATCATGGAGGGCGTCGAGGTCGTCGTCGGCGAGAAGACGACCGACGCGGCGACGGAACTGGCACACGATATCGCAGAGGACTTAGAGAAGACGACCTGGGAGGCAGACGACAAGCCCGGTTTCGTCACCAACCGCATCCTGATGCCCTGGATCAACGAGGGCATCCGCGCCTACGACGAAGGGGTCGCTACGAAGGAGGACATCGACGCGGGGATGGAACTCGGCACGAACGTGCCGATGGGGCCGCTGACGCTGGCCGACCACATCGGGCTCGACATCTGCCTGCACGCCTCCGAGACGCTCCACGAGGAGCTGGGCGACCGCTACAAGCCCGCCTACCTCCTCAAGCGGAAGGTCGAGGCTGGCGACCTCGGCAAGAAGACGGGAGAGGGGTTCTACGAGTACGAATAG
- a CDS encoding lamin tail domain-containing protein — protein sequence MTDRTTWTRLEPRPRAEDMRDGLRAEIRDPLWLLSRQWQVKEFAGEDAGSPIRADVTVAEDALERVDLRGGGRSEVGPFDYHGGPLEALVERERVMTDDDPTVEARVEAGSHFLRTLRAHGYTNGSNSWVAADFPDYLLSPTDEPMETADRRFVELLTDRAIDGRAIYDALANGESPLPVGGSRTAAFDDAVADYQEWYESLYDEPDTDTGSAWDPTRLEYRFAVSTGTGDNETVLEAPEYQGGSLEWYAFSTAEDDEATLAATDSSTAADALLDAKDRVPAATASKTTDRFETNTTVDGTSDGANQQADPTQPSETATEAPAGETTSAVPTQVSFPGMPAARWWEFEEGDVNFGELAGDGAALSRLLLTEFAAQYGNDWFELSLETPIGTLSRLTELTVTDTFGVTETAEAAIDDDWNLFMHDLGDGDAGLFVPPTLAESVTSDPVERVVFGRDETANAVFAIERLVEGPVGRPVDRTEFRVPKLVVDAVAPAATADEEFVRLANPGEDRLDLSGLRLVAEGDDETTTLISFGDHAIPAGGTLTVYTGNAPTDETPPDADATLEAALSDPALETAESIAVYDGDDVLVRQLRSSPAEEIDEYRLSTDVADYWYPFTMARLDDAYRLERSVLLDANTLGVPVEHLPWPRGEVLDPPTDLLPPGETNLLLYETAVPRSGREVTRHYQFARWTDGAAHLWSTRESGIGKSELSSGLAFDVLEDGE from the coding sequence ATGACTGACCGAACGACCTGGACGCGCCTCGAGCCTCGCCCACGCGCCGAGGACATGCGCGACGGCCTTCGTGCGGAAATTCGGGATCCGCTCTGGCTGCTCAGCCGCCAGTGGCAGGTCAAGGAGTTCGCCGGCGAGGACGCCGGGTCGCCGATCCGTGCCGACGTTACGGTCGCCGAGGACGCCCTCGAGCGCGTCGACCTCCGTGGCGGCGGTCGCAGCGAGGTCGGCCCGTTCGACTACCATGGCGGCCCGCTCGAGGCGCTCGTCGAGCGCGAGCGCGTTATGACCGACGACGACCCGACTGTCGAAGCGCGCGTCGAGGCCGGATCGCACTTTCTGCGGACGCTACGCGCACACGGCTACACGAACGGTAGCAACTCCTGGGTGGCAGCTGATTTCCCAGACTACCTGTTGTCGCCGACCGACGAACCGATGGAGACCGCTGATCGGCGCTTCGTCGAGCTGCTCACGGATCGGGCAATCGACGGCCGTGCGATCTACGACGCTCTCGCGAACGGCGAGTCGCCGCTCCCGGTCGGCGGCTCGCGGACGGCGGCGTTCGACGACGCCGTCGCGGACTACCAGGAGTGGTACGAATCGCTGTACGACGAACCCGACACTGACACCGGTTCCGCGTGGGACCCGACGCGGCTGGAATACCGCTTTGCCGTCTCGACCGGGACGGGTGATAACGAGACCGTCCTCGAGGCACCGGAGTATCAGGGCGGCAGCCTCGAGTGGTATGCGTTCTCCACAGCCGAGGACGACGAGGCGACGCTCGCCGCAACCGACTCCTCGACCGCGGCGGATGCGTTGCTCGATGCCAAAGATCGGGTACCGGCTGCGACAGCGTCGAAGACGACCGATCGGTTCGAAACGAACACGACTGTCGACGGGACGTCCGACGGCGCGAACCAACAGGCCGATCCAACGCAACCGTCCGAGACGGCGACCGAAGCGCCAGCCGGCGAAACCACGAGCGCCGTCCCGACGCAGGTGTCGTTCCCCGGCATGCCAGCTGCGCGCTGGTGGGAGTTCGAGGAAGGAGACGTCAACTTCGGCGAGTTGGCCGGCGACGGGGCGGCTCTCTCACGGCTCTTGCTGACGGAATTTGCCGCACAGTACGGCAACGACTGGTTCGAACTGTCACTCGAGACGCCGATCGGCACGCTCTCGCGCCTGACCGAGCTCACGGTGACCGACACCTTTGGCGTGACCGAGACGGCCGAAGCCGCGATCGACGACGACTGGAACCTATTCATGCACGACCTCGGCGACGGCGACGCCGGACTGTTCGTGCCGCCGACGCTCGCCGAGTCGGTGACGAGCGATCCCGTCGAACGCGTCGTCTTCGGTCGCGACGAAACCGCCAACGCGGTGTTTGCGATCGAGCGTCTCGTCGAGGGACCGGTCGGCCGCCCTGTCGACCGAACCGAGTTCCGCGTTCCGAAACTCGTCGTCGATGCCGTCGCTCCGGCAGCTACTGCCGACGAGGAGTTCGTCCGACTGGCGAATCCCGGCGAGGATCGCCTCGATCTCTCCGGGCTTCGGCTCGTCGCCGAAGGTGACGACGAAACAACGACGCTCATCTCGTTTGGCGATCACGCGATTCCCGCCGGCGGAACGCTTACCGTCTACACCGGGAACGCACCGACCGATGAGACGCCACCGGACGCCGATGCAACACTCGAGGCCGCGCTCTCTGATCCCGCCCTCGAGACGGCGGAGTCGATCGCCGTCTACGACGGTGACGACGTACTCGTTCGACAGCTCCGCTCGAGTCCAGCCGAGGAGATCGATGAGTACCGGCTCTCGACGGATGTCGCAGACTACTGGTATCCGTTCACGATGGCCCGGCTCGATGATGCGTATCGTCTCGAGCGGTCGGTCCTCCTCGACGCAAACACGCTTGGCGTGCCCGTCGAGCACCTGCCCTGGCCTCGCGGAGAGGTGCTCGACCCGCCGACTGACCTGCTCCCACCCGGAGAGACCAACCTCTTGCTCTACGAGACGGCGGTGCCCCGGAGCGGTCGCGAGGTCACTCGACACTACCAGTTTGCCCGGTGGACTGACGGGGCAGCGCACCTCTGGAGCACCCGTGAATCCGGTATCGGCAAGAGCGAACTCTCGAGTGGACTGGCCTTCGACGTGCTCGAAGACGGCGAGTGA